In a single window of the Streptomyces sp. CGMCC 4.7035 genome:
- a CDS encoding NHL domain-containing thioredoxin family protein, with amino-acid sequence MNDAAPAPTPAAVPRRRARVRAPELIGKGGWINTGGKDLKLADFRGRTLILDFWTFCCINCLHVLDELRELEEKHRDTVVIVGVHSPKFVYEADHQAVLDAVERYGVEHPVLDDPELATWKQYAVRAWPTLVVIDPEGYVVAQHAGEGHVHAIERLVEELEEEHEAKGTLHRGEGPYVAPEPEPTALRFPGKALLLPKGNFLVSDTTRHQLVELAEDGESVVRRIGSGARGFADGTAETASFSEPQGLALLDDSSVVVADTVNHALRRLDLVTGEVTTLAGTGKQWWQGSPTSGPAREVDLSSPWDVAVFGGKVWIAMAGVHQLWAYDPADGTVAVAAGTTNEGLVDGPGAEAWFAQPSGLAATADRLWLADSETSALRWVELDGTVHTAVGTGLFDFGHRDGAAEQALFQHPLGVTVLPDGSVAVSDTYNHALRRYDPATGEVTTLATDLREPSDAVLTGDDIVVVESARHRLTRLRLPEEAIRVEAVAHRTQREATEVAPGKLELDVVFQAPAGQKLDVRYGPSTRLLVSSTPPELLLSGEGADTDLSRTLELNPAVTEGVLHVSAMAASCDDDPANEYPACHVHQQDWGVPVRLTQGGATRLPLVLAGMDAE; translated from the coding sequence ATGAACGATGCCGCCCCGGCACCCACCCCTGCTGCCGTGCCCCGCCGCCGTGCCCGTGTCCGTGCCCCCGAGCTGATCGGCAAAGGGGGGTGGATCAACACCGGTGGCAAGGATCTGAAGCTGGCCGACTTCCGAGGCCGCACATTGATTCTCGATTTTTGGACCTTCTGCTGCATCAACTGTCTGCATGTCCTGGACGAGCTGCGCGAGCTGGAGGAGAAGCACCGCGACACCGTGGTGATCGTCGGCGTCCACTCGCCGAAGTTCGTGTACGAGGCGGATCACCAGGCGGTGCTGGACGCGGTGGAGCGGTACGGGGTGGAGCACCCGGTCCTCGACGACCCCGAGCTGGCCACCTGGAAGCAGTACGCCGTGCGCGCGTGGCCGACGCTCGTCGTCATCGACCCCGAGGGGTACGTGGTCGCGCAGCACGCCGGTGAGGGGCATGTGCACGCCATCGAACGGCTCGTCGAGGAGCTGGAGGAGGAGCACGAGGCGAAGGGCACGCTGCACCGCGGCGAGGGTCCGTATGTGGCACCGGAGCCCGAGCCGACGGCCCTGCGCTTCCCGGGCAAGGCGCTCCTGCTTCCGAAGGGGAACTTCCTGGTCAGCGACACCACCCGGCACCAGCTGGTGGAGCTGGCCGAGGACGGGGAGAGCGTTGTGCGGCGGATCGGGTCCGGTGCGCGCGGCTTCGCCGACGGCACGGCGGAGACGGCCTCCTTCAGCGAGCCCCAGGGGCTCGCTCTCCTCGATGACTCCTCCGTGGTCGTCGCCGACACGGTTAACCACGCGCTGCGGCGACTGGACCTCGTCACCGGCGAGGTGACCACCCTCGCGGGTACCGGAAAGCAGTGGTGGCAGGGCTCCCCCACCTCCGGACCGGCCCGGGAGGTCGACCTGTCCTCGCCGTGGGACGTGGCCGTCTTCGGCGGCAAGGTGTGGATCGCCATGGCCGGTGTGCACCAACTGTGGGCGTACGACCCCGCCGACGGCACCGTCGCCGTCGCGGCCGGCACGACCAACGAGGGGCTCGTGGACGGGCCCGGCGCCGAGGCCTGGTTCGCCCAGCCGTCCGGGCTCGCGGCCACCGCCGACCGCCTCTGGCTCGCCGACTCCGAGACGTCGGCCCTGCGCTGGGTGGAACTCGACGGGACCGTCCACACCGCCGTCGGCACCGGTCTGTTCGACTTCGGGCACCGTGACGGCGCCGCGGAACAGGCGTTGTTCCAGCACCCGTTGGGCGTCACGGTCCTGCCCGACGGATCCGTCGCCGTCAGCGACACCTACAACCACGCGCTGCGCCGCTACGACCCCGCGACCGGTGAGGTGACCACGCTGGCCACGGACCTGCGTGAGCCGAGCGACGCCGTGCTGACCGGCGACGACATAGTGGTGGTGGAATCGGCCCGGCACCGGCTGACCCGGCTGCGTCTGCCGGAGGAGGCGATACGGGTCGAGGCCGTCGCCCACCGCACCCAGCGCGAGGCCACCGAAGTGGCCCCGGGCAAGCTCGAACTCGACGTCGTCTTCCAGGCCCCGGCCGGCCAGAAGCTGGACGTGCGCTACGGCCCGTCCACCCGGCTGCTGGTCTCCTCGACCCCGCCCGAGCTGCTGCTGTCCGGTGAGGGCGCGGACACGGACCTGTCCCGCACCCTGGAGCTCAACCCGGCGGTCACGGAGGGCGTACTGCACGTCTCCGCGATGGCGGCCTCGTGCGACGACGACCCCGCCAACGAATACCCCGCCTGTCATGTCCACCAGCAGGACTGGGGCGTCCCGGTCCGCCTCACGCAGGGCGGGGCGACCCGGCTTCCGCTGGTGCTGGCGGGCATGGACGCGGAGTAG
- a CDS encoding cupin domain-containing protein, whose protein sequence is MKPEAVSLAAALASFTELWSPRIVTAVNDYDVRVAKVQGEHLWHTHDHTDEFFLVLDGELHIALREAAGERTVVLPKGSVLTVPRGMEHKPSAPAGASILLFEPTGTVTVGDRHEGIPDHVDVTTGHALA, encoded by the coding sequence ATGAAACCGGAAGCCGTCTCTCTCGCCGCAGCCCTCGCCTCCTTCACCGAGCTGTGGAGCCCGCGCATCGTCACCGCCGTCAACGACTACGACGTACGCGTCGCGAAGGTGCAGGGCGAGCACCTGTGGCACACCCACGACCACACCGATGAGTTCTTCCTCGTCCTGGACGGCGAGCTGCACATCGCGCTGCGCGAGGCGGCCGGCGAGCGCACGGTCGTGCTGCCCAAAGGCTCGGTCCTCACGGTCCCGCGTGGCATGGAGCACAAGCCGTCCGCCCCGGCCGGAGCGTCGATCCTGCTGTTCGAGCCCACCGGCACGGTGACGGTCGGTGACCGCCACGAGGGGATCCCCGACCACGTGGACGTGACGACGGGGCACGCCCTGGCCTGA
- a CDS encoding DUF6458 family protein, translating to MGLGGCIILIAVGAILAFATDWHMNGVNVQLVGFIFMIVGLIGVATFSSIARRRRVVVPPTPVIDEERHHHRDGYGDGYGV from the coding sequence ATGGGCCTGGGTGGATGCATCATCCTGATCGCTGTGGGGGCCATCCTCGCGTTCGCGACCGACTGGCACATGAACGGCGTCAACGTGCAGCTGGTCGGCTTCATCTTCATGATCGTCGGGCTGATCGGAGTCGCCACCTTCAGCAGCATCGCCCGCCGCAGGCGGGTCGTGGTGCCGCCCACCCCGGTGATCGACGAGGAACGGCACCATCACCGGGACGGGTACGGCGACGGGTACGGGGTCTAG
- a CDS encoding GlxA family transcriptional regulator, with product MPQGSSQASPAHRVVLVVDENSNPFEMSCAIEVFGLRRPELGRELYDFRLCSAAPRTRMRDGFFTLTDVAGLDAVDDADTLIVPNRPDTDTPRSSEVLDAVRRAHARGTRLIGFCSGAFTIAEAGLLDGRRAACHWMWAESFRARFPQVRLEPEVLFVDDGDILTASGSASALDLGLHVVRRDHGAEMANAVSRRLVFAAHRDGGQRQFVERPVPDVPDESLAPLLAWAQERLDEPLTVADLAARAAVSPATLHRRFRAQLGTTPLAWLTGERVALACRLIERGEERLDVVAARSGLGTAANLRARLRRETGLSPSAYRRRFGTGTGEALTV from the coding sequence ATGCCGCAAGGATCCTCTCAGGCGTCGCCCGCCCATCGCGTCGTGCTCGTCGTCGACGAGAACTCCAATCCGTTCGAGATGAGCTGCGCCATCGAGGTCTTCGGACTGCGGCGGCCCGAACTCGGCCGGGAGCTGTACGACTTCCGGCTGTGCTCGGCCGCGCCCAGGACCCGGATGCGGGACGGCTTCTTCACGCTGACGGATGTCGCGGGACTCGACGCCGTCGACGACGCGGACACGCTGATCGTGCCGAACCGGCCCGACACCGACACCCCGCGCTCCTCGGAGGTCCTGGACGCCGTGCGCCGGGCGCATGCACGGGGCACGCGGCTGATCGGCTTCTGCTCCGGCGCGTTCACCATCGCGGAGGCCGGGCTGCTCGACGGGCGGCGGGCCGCCTGCCACTGGATGTGGGCGGAGTCGTTCCGGGCACGGTTTCCGCAGGTCAGACTGGAGCCGGAGGTGCTGTTCGTGGATGACGGCGACATCCTCACCGCCTCCGGCAGCGCCTCCGCGCTCGATCTCGGGCTGCATGTCGTACGCCGCGACCATGGCGCGGAGATGGCCAACGCCGTCTCCCGTCGGCTGGTCTTCGCAGCGCACCGCGACGGCGGACAGCGGCAGTTCGTGGAACGGCCCGTGCCCGACGTCCCTGACGAATCGCTCGCACCGCTGCTGGCCTGGGCCCAGGAGCGTCTGGACGAACCGCTCACCGTCGCCGACCTCGCGGCGCGTGCCGCGGTAAGCCCCGCGACGCTGCACCGCCGCTTCCGCGCCCAGCTCGGCACCACCCCCTTGGCCTGGCTGACCGGGGAGCGGGTCGCCCTCGCCTGCCGGCTGATCGAGCGCGGGGAGGAGCGGCTGGACGTGGTCGCCGCGCGCAGCGGCCTCGGTACGGCCGCCAACCTGCGGGCGCGGCTGCGGCGCGAGACCGGACTCAGCCCGTCGGCCTACCGACGGCGTTTCGGAACTGGCACGGGGGAAGCCCTCACCGTATGA
- a CDS encoding M18 family aminopeptidase, with amino-acid sequence MSTSPHAPAAAAPPGNASRAPRAFGRSHTDDLMSFLAASPSPYHAVANAAERLEKAGFRQVAETDAWDGTSGGKYVLRGGAIVAWYVPEGADPHTPFRIVGAHTDSPNLRVKPRPDTGAHGWRQIAVEIYGGPLLNSWLDRDLGLSGRLSLRDGSTRLVNVDRPLLRVPQLAIHLDRSVSAEGLKLDKQRHLQPVWGLGDDVRDGDLIAFLEQELGLASGDVTGWDLMTHSVEPPAYLGRDKDLVAGPRMDNLLSVHSATAALAAVATSGAALSYIPVLAAFDHEENGSQSDTGADGPLLGSVLERSVFARGGSYEDRARAFAGTVCLSSDTGHAVHPNYAERHDPTHHPRANGGPILKVNVNNRYATDGSGRAIFAAACEKADVPFQSFVSNNAMPCGTTIGPITAARHGIKTVDIGAAILSMHSVRELCGADDPFLLANALVAFLEG; translated from the coding sequence ATGAGCACAAGCCCCCACGCGCCTGCCGCCGCCGCCCCTCCGGGGAACGCCTCGCGCGCACCTCGCGCCTTCGGCCGCAGCCACACCGACGACCTCATGTCCTTCCTGGCGGCCAGCCCGTCGCCGTACCACGCCGTGGCGAACGCCGCCGAGCGGCTGGAGAAGGCCGGCTTCCGCCAGGTCGCGGAGACCGACGCGTGGGACGGGACGAGCGGCGGCAAGTACGTGCTGCGCGGGGGCGCGATCGTAGCGTGGTACGTCCCCGAGGGCGCCGACCCGCACACCCCGTTCCGGATCGTGGGCGCGCACACCGACTCCCCGAACCTGCGGGTGAAGCCGCGGCCGGACACCGGCGCGCACGGCTGGCGGCAGATCGCGGTGGAGATCTACGGCGGCCCGCTGCTCAACTCCTGGCTGGACCGCGACCTGGGCCTGTCCGGCCGGCTGTCCCTGCGCGACGGCTCCACCCGCCTGGTGAACGTCGACAGACCGCTGCTGCGCGTACCGCAACTGGCCATCCATCTGGACCGTTCGGTCTCGGCCGAGGGGCTGAAGCTCGACAAGCAGCGCCATCTGCAGCCGGTATGGGGCCTGGGCGACGACGTGCGAGACGGCGACCTCATCGCGTTCCTGGAGCAGGAGCTGGGCCTGGCCTCGGGTGACGTGACGGGCTGGGACCTGATGACCCACTCCGTCGAGCCGCCGGCCTATCTGGGCAGGGACAAGGATCTGGTGGCGGGCCCGCGCATGGACAACCTGCTGTCGGTGCACTCGGCCACCGCGGCGCTGGCGGCCGTGGCCACCTCCGGCGCCGCCCTCTCGTACATCCCGGTGCTCGCGGCCTTCGACCACGAGGAGAACGGCTCCCAGTCGGACACCGGCGCCGACGGCCCGCTGCTCGGCTCGGTGCTCGAACGCTCGGTCTTCGCGCGGGGCGGCTCGTACGAGGACCGGGCCCGCGCCTTCGCGGGCACGGTCTGTCTGTCCTCCGACACCGGCCACGCCGTCCACCCCAACTACGCGGAACGGCACGACCCGACGCACCACCCCCGTGCCAACGGCGGCCCCATTCTCAAGGTGAACGTCAACAACCGCTACGCCACGGACGGTTCAGGCCGCGCGATCTTCGCGGCGGCCTGCGAGAAGGCGGACGTTCCCTTCCAGTCCTTCGTCTCGAACAACGCGATGCCCTGCGGCACCACCATCGGCCCCATCACGGCGGCCCGCCACGGCATCAAGACGGTCGACATCGGCGCCGCGATCCTGTCGATGCACAGCGTCCGCGAACTGTGCGGCGCGGACGACCCGTTCCTGCTGGCGAACGCGCTGGTGGCGTTCCTGGAGGGCTGA
- a CDS encoding acyl-CoA dehydrogenase, with protein MGHYKSNLRDIEFNLFEVLGRDKLYGTGPFAEMDTDTAKSILEELTRLSENELAESFADADRNPPVFDPETNTAPVPAAFKKSYKAFMDSEYWRLGLPEEIGGTTAPPSLIWAYAELILGSNPAVWMYSSGPAFAGILFDEGNEVQKKIAQIAVERTWGSTMVLTEPDAGSDVGAGRTKAIQQEDGSWHIEGVKRFITSGEHDMEENILHYVLARPEGAGPGTKGLSLFLVPKYLFDFETGELGERNGVYATNVEHKMGLKASNTCEMTFGDRHPAKGWLIGDKHDGIRQMFRIIEFARMMVGTKAISTLSTGYLNALEYAKERVQGPDLANFMDKTAPKVTITHHPDVRRSLMTQKAYAEGMRALVLYTASVQDAIAVKEANGEDTSTEHALNDLLLPIVKGYGSEKGYEQLAQSLQTFGGSGFLQEYPIEQYIRDAKIDTLYEGTTAIQGQDFFFRKIVRNQGAALNSLAEDIKKFLALGTGGEELAGAREHLAKAAVELEAIVGLMLTDLAATEQDVKNIYKVGLNTTRLLLASGDVVVGYLLLKGAAIAAEKLETASAKDKAFYTGKIAAAKFFAANVLPGVTLARKVAGGVDLDLMELDEAAF; from the coding sequence ATGGGGCACTACAAGTCGAATCTCCGCGACATCGAGTTCAACCTCTTCGAGGTGCTCGGCCGCGACAAGCTGTACGGCACCGGCCCGTTCGCGGAGATGGACACCGACACCGCGAAGAGCATCCTCGAAGAGCTCACCCGCCTGTCGGAGAACGAGCTGGCGGAGTCCTTCGCGGACGCCGACCGCAACCCGCCGGTCTTCGACCCCGAGACGAACACCGCCCCTGTCCCGGCGGCCTTCAAGAAGAGCTACAAGGCCTTCATGGACTCCGAGTACTGGCGCCTCGGTCTGCCCGAGGAGATCGGCGGCACGACGGCTCCCCCGTCCCTGATCTGGGCCTACGCGGAGCTGATCCTCGGCTCGAACCCGGCCGTGTGGATGTACTCCTCCGGCCCGGCCTTCGCCGGGATCCTCTTCGACGAGGGCAACGAGGTCCAGAAGAAGATCGCCCAGATCGCGGTCGAGAGGACCTGGGGCTCCACCATGGTGCTCACCGAGCCGGACGCCGGCTCGGACGTCGGCGCCGGGCGCACCAAGGCCATCCAGCAGGAGGACGGCTCCTGGCACATCGAGGGCGTCAAGCGGTTCATCACGTCCGGTGAGCACGACATGGAGGAGAACATCCTCCACTACGTCCTCGCCCGCCCCGAGGGCGCCGGCCCCGGCACCAAGGGCCTGTCCCTCTTCCTCGTCCCGAAGTACCTCTTCGACTTCGAGACCGGCGAGCTGGGCGAGCGCAACGGCGTCTACGCCACCAACGTCGAGCACAAGATGGGCCTGAAGGCCTCCAACACCTGCGAGATGACCTTCGGCGACCGCCACCCCGCCAAGGGCTGGCTGATCGGCGACAAGCACGACGGCATCCGCCAGATGTTCCGCATCATCGAGTTCGCCCGCATGATGGTCGGCACGAAGGCGATCTCCACGCTGTCCACCGGCTACCTGAACGCGCTGGAGTACGCCAAGGAGCGCGTCCAGGGTCCGGATCTGGCCAACTTCATGGACAAGACCGCGCCCAAGGTCACCATCACGCACCACCCGGACGTGCGCCGCTCGCTGATGACGCAGAAGGCGTACGCGGAGGGCATGCGCGCCCTCGTCCTCTACACCGCCTCCGTCCAGGACGCGATCGCGGTCAAGGAGGCGAACGGCGAGGACACCTCGACCGAGCACGCGCTCAACGACCTGCTTCTCCCCATCGTCAAGGGTTACGGCTCCGAGAAGGGCTACGAGCAGCTCGCCCAGTCGCTGCAGACCTTCGGCGGCTCCGGCTTCCTGCAGGAGTACCCGATCGAGCAGTACATCCGCGACGCGAAGATCGACACCCTGTACGAGGGCACCACCGCGATCCAGGGCCAGGACTTCTTCTTCCGGAAGATCGTCCGCAACCAGGGCGCCGCGCTGAACTCCCTCGCCGAGGACATCAAGAAGTTCCTGGCGCTCGGCACCGGCGGCGAGGAGCTGGCCGGCGCCCGCGAGCACCTGGCCAAGGCGGCCGTCGAGCTGGAGGCCATCGTCGGCCTGATGCTCACCGACCTCGCCGCCACCGAGCAGGACGTCAAGAACATCTACAAGGTGGGCCTGAACACCACCCGCCTGCTGCTGGCCTCCGGTGACGTGGTCGTCGGCTACCTGCTGCTGAAGGGTGCCGCGATCGCCGCCGAGAAGCTGGAGACGGCCTCCGCGAAGGACAAGGCGTTCTACACCGGCAAGATCGCGGCGGCGAAGTTCTTCGCGGCCAACGTCCTGCCGGGCGTGACCCTGGCCCGCAAGGTGGCCGGGGGCGTGGACCTGGACCTCATGGAGCTGGACGAGGCCGCGTTCTAG
- a CDS encoding LURP-one-related/scramblase family protein, which produces MRFLVRDRLLGIGDDYWIEDQHGNKAFLVDGKALRLRDTFELKDPQGRVLIDIHQKMLALRDTMIIERDGGPLATIRRKRLSLLRNHYRVSLVDGTELDVSGKILDREFAVEYDGELLAQISRRWLHVRETYGVDIVRDDADPALLIAVAVCVIHLAEKEREED; this is translated from the coding sequence ATGAGATTCCTCGTACGCGACCGGCTCCTCGGCATCGGCGACGACTACTGGATCGAGGACCAGCACGGCAACAAGGCGTTCCTGGTCGACGGCAAGGCGCTGCGGCTGCGGGACACGTTCGAACTCAAGGACCCGCAGGGGCGGGTCCTGATCGACATCCACCAGAAGATGTTGGCCCTGCGCGACACGATGATCATCGAGCGCGACGGAGGCCCACTGGCAACGATCAGGCGCAAACGCCTGTCGCTGCTCCGTAACCACTACCGCGTCTCACTGGTGGACGGCACGGAACTCGACGTCAGCGGCAAGATCCTCGACCGCGAGTTCGCCGTCGAGTACGACGGGGAACTGCTCGCGCAGATCTCCCGCCGCTGGCTGCACGTCCGTGAGACGTACGGCGTCGACATCGTGCGCGACGACGCGGACCCGGCGCTGCTGATCGCGGTGGCCGTGTGCGTGATCCACCTGGCGGAGAAGGAGCGGGAGGAGGACTGA
- a CDS encoding SseB family protein codes for MYGYQNAGGQQQQYASAQQQMPGQQMPGAQMPGGYGQQPPLYPEPSPPSLADAVRAFTTGSMAAEDFQQVFATSKVYCPRGDNPGFLALHNTQQPVIPMFTSLKELRRYAGKESKYFVITGAEVIDLLPTGYGFVLDMEGEHRMVFDAKAVEQMVEFAMRRMYG; via the coding sequence ATGTACGGCTACCAGAACGCGGGCGGGCAGCAGCAGCAGTACGCCTCGGCCCAGCAGCAGATGCCCGGGCAGCAGATGCCGGGCGCGCAGATGCCCGGCGGGTACGGGCAGCAGCCGCCGCTCTACCCCGAGCCGTCGCCGCCGTCGCTCGCGGACGCCGTCCGCGCGTTCACCACGGGGTCGATGGCGGCCGAGGACTTCCAGCAGGTCTTCGCCACGTCCAAGGTGTACTGCCCGCGCGGCGACAACCCCGGCTTCCTCGCGCTGCACAACACCCAGCAGCCCGTGATCCCGATGTTCACCTCGCTCAAGGAGCTGCGCCGGTACGCGGGCAAGGAGTCCAAGTACTTCGTGATCACCGGCGCCGAGGTGATCGACCTGCTGCCGACCGGGTACGGGTTCGTCCTCGACATGGAGGGGGAGCACCGGATGGTGTTCGACGCGAAGGCGGTCGAGCAGATGGTGGAGTTCGCCATGCGCCGCATGTACGGCTGA